AACTGTATAAAAATAAATAGTTCCAATCCTATCTTCTtctgaagaggaagaggaacaaATGTATGTTCAGCAAAAGAGCATTCAATTCACATATATTGATGATTTTACTACTGTAATTTGATCACCTTTACATGTATCATTCTGATCATATTAATTTCATCCCAGCACTCAGATATCTGCTGAATCTGGTGATAGCGCAGCTTGTTCATCTGTATTTCACAATGGAGGATCTTCCGGATGCCCTTATTGGAGAGATCGTCAAGAGGGTTAGCAGTACAAGTGATCTGAGCTCTCTTTCCCTTGTGTCAAAGCGTCTCTACAAAATTGAGGCAGAGAGCAGGCATACGATCCACATAAGCTGTAGCCTTGGACCAGCAACAGATGCCATAGTATCACTTTGTTCCCGATTTCACAACTTGTTGAAAGTAGATATCAATTACTCTGGTTGGACGCAGGACCATGGGAACCAGTTGGACAACCATGGTCTCCGTATTCTTTCATCATACTGCCTCTCGCTGAGTGATATCACCTTAAGCTTCTGCTCATACATTGATGACACTGGTCTTGGTTATCTAGCATTTTGCAAGAAATTGATCACCCTCAGACTGAACtctgcaacaaaaataacatcAAGTGGACTTCTCGCTGTGGCTGTTGGTTGCAAGAATCTATCTGCTCTCCACCTCATCGATTGCAATAAAATCAGTGGCGCCTTTGAATGGCTGAAGTACCTTGGCAGTGATGGATCACTGGAAGAACTTAAGGTGAAGAACTGTGTAGGAATCAACCAATACAGCCTTCTAATGTTTGGTCCAGGATGGATGAAGCTCCAGAGGTTTGTGTTTGAGTTCAGAAATATTTACAGCATATTTGAATCTAAAGATCCCTCGTATGTGGCGAATTGCCAGTATAGATATGATTTCTCCTGTGAGAATTTGAAGCAATTGAGCTTGAGACGGATTGTGACCATGGAAGAAATAGGACTCCGCTCTCTCCTGGGAAAATGCAAATCACTAGAGAAACTTTGCCTTCATTTTGTTCTTGGTCTAACTGACAGTGACATGATTACACTCGCCCAGAACTGCAGCAACCTTAGAAGTATCTCAC
This genomic window from Oryza sativa Japonica Group chromosome 12, ASM3414082v1 contains:
- the LOC4352350 gene encoding F-box/LRR-repeat protein 14, which codes for MEDLPDALIGEIVKRVSSTSDLSSLSLVSKRLYKIEAESRHTIHISCSLGPATDAIVSLCSRFHNLLKVDINYSGWTQDHGNQLDNHGLRILSSYCLSLSDITLSFCSYIDDTGLGYLAFCKKLITLRLNSATKITSSGLLAVAVGCKNLSALHLIDCNKISGAFEWLKYLGSDGSLEELKVKNCVGINQYSLLMFGPGWMKLQRFVFEFRNIYSIFESKDPSYVANCQYRYDFSCENLKQLSLRRIVTMEEIGLRSLLGKCKSLEKLCLHFVLGLTDSDMITLAQNCSNLRSISLQLEPVFCEGPEGRVCRTPLTDESLKALAGCRMLQVVELTMFGCDYAYPEIGFTQEGLMMFFQSCPIRDLVLCGANIFDDEGMKALSSAQFLQTL